A region from the Bacillus sp. Marseille-P3661 genome encodes:
- a CDS encoding YpfB family protein yields MFPLKTLERYIYKFVILHFMLLLIGQWLLSYESLTPYLSKLTYYEGVMKDQFSEIVETMNR; encoded by the coding sequence GTGTTTCCCTTGAAAACATTAGAAAGATATATTTATAAATTTGTTATTTTACACTTTATGTTGTTACTGATCGGCCAATGGTTATTATCCTATGAATCATTAACTCCTTATTTAAGTAAACTAACTTATTATGAAGGCGTAATGAAAGATCAATTTTCAGAAATTGTTGAAACAATGAACCGATAG
- the fni gene encoding type 2 isopentenyl-diphosphate Delta-isomerase, with product MGRAERKLQHIQHALNIEMSATNRLEDIQFVHQGLPNLSTDDILLETKIGELNLSSPILINAMTGGGGEKTADINRRLARIANQCNIPIAVGSQMAAIKDINETSTFRVVREENPNGIVFANLGSEATVDQAKQAINMLAADAIQIHLNVIQELTMPEGDRDFSEVLFNLEQMVKEIEVPVIVKEVGFGISQETAIQLTNIGVQIIDVGGYGGTNFAKIENKRRSDVLDFFNDWGIPTAISVAEVSYRSPSISIISSGGIYSVLDVAKSIALGASAVAFAGYFLKILMDQGEESLIATIQSLKEDLTILMTALGTPNIETLQKAPLIISGPTHHWLNERGIDTKLYSCRKL from the coding sequence ATGGGCAGAGCTGAACGTAAATTACAACATATTCAGCATGCATTAAACATAGAAATGTCTGCAACAAATAGGTTAGAGGACATTCAATTTGTACATCAAGGCCTACCGAATTTATCAACTGATGATATCTTATTAGAGACAAAAATAGGCGAACTTAACTTAAGTTCGCCTATTTTAATCAATGCGATGACAGGTGGGGGCGGAGAAAAAACGGCTGATATAAATCGAAGACTTGCACGGATTGCAAACCAGTGTAATATTCCGATTGCAGTTGGTTCGCAAATGGCTGCAATAAAAGATATAAATGAAACAAGTACATTTCGGGTTGTACGTGAAGAAAACCCTAACGGCATCGTTTTTGCTAATCTAGGTAGTGAGGCAACAGTTGACCAAGCAAAGCAAGCTATCAATATGCTTGCGGCCGATGCAATTCAAATCCATTTAAATGTAATCCAAGAGCTAACAATGCCAGAAGGTGATCGTGATTTTAGTGAGGTATTATTTAACCTGGAACAAATGGTAAAAGAAATAGAGGTTCCCGTCATCGTTAAAGAGGTAGGCTTTGGAATTAGTCAAGAAACGGCGATTCAACTTACCAATATAGGTGTTCAGATTATTGATGTAGGTGGATATGGCGGAACTAACTTTGCAAAAATTGAAAATAAGCGTCGATCAGATGTCTTGGACTTTTTTAATGATTGGGGTATTCCTACGGCAATTTCAGTAGCAGAGGTTAGTTACCGATCACCTAGTATATCGATTATTTCATCTGGTGGTATTTATAGTGTGCTTGATGTAGCTAAATCAATTGCGCTTGGAGCTTCTGCTGTAGCATTTGCAGGATATTTCCTGAAAATATTGATGGATCAAGGTGAAGAATCTTTAATAGCAACAATCCAAAGCCTTAAAGAGGATTTGACAATTCTAATGACTGCTTTAGGGACACCCAATATAGAAACGTTACAAAAAGCTCCTCTGATCATCAGCGGACCTACTCACCATTGGTTAAATGAACGAGGCATAGATACAAAACTCTATAGTTGTAGGAAATTATAA
- the prsW gene encoding glutamic-type intramembrane protease PrsW, which produces MIAILSSGLAPGVALLCYFYLRDKYETEPISVVFRTFMFGALLVFPIMFIQYAFTAEGLLVPNWSNAYILSGLLEEFVKWFILYNTVYQHTVFNERYDGIVYGVAISLGFATIENILYLFANGIEFALGRALLPVSSHALFGVVMGFYLGKGKFTTTNHKKLWIVLSLILPIIFHGTYDFILLSIERNWVYLIVPFMIFLWINALKKVKEANRLDQPNIISITKHNHNKISS; this is translated from the coding sequence ATGATAGCGATCTTATCAAGTGGTCTTGCACCTGGTGTCGCGCTTCTATGTTATTTTTACTTGCGTGATAAATATGAAACCGAGCCTATTAGTGTGGTATTTCGTACATTTATGTTCGGTGCATTATTAGTATTTCCGATTATGTTTATTCAATATGCTTTTACGGCAGAGGGATTATTAGTCCCAAATTGGAGTAATGCTTATATATTATCAGGGCTATTGGAAGAATTTGTTAAATGGTTTATATTATACAACACAGTTTACCAACATACTGTCTTTAATGAGCGTTATGATGGCATTGTTTATGGTGTCGCCATTTCTTTAGGATTTGCTACAATTGAAAATATTTTATATTTATTTGCAAATGGAATTGAATTTGCGTTAGGACGTGCCTTATTACCTGTATCGAGCCATGCTCTATTTGGTGTAGTTATGGGTTTTTATTTAGGTAAAGGAAAATTTACAACAACAAATCATAAAAAACTGTGGATAGTTCTTTCGTTGATTTTGCCAATTATTTTTCATGGAACATATGATTTTATATTGTTGTCAATTGAACGAAACTGGGTTTATTTAATTGTTCCTTTTATGATTTTCTTATGGATTAATGCCTTAAAGAAAGTCAAAGAAGCCAATAGATTAGATCAACCGAATATCATTTCGATAACTAAACACAATCATAATAAAATATCATCATAA
- the ypeB gene encoding germination protein YpeB: MLRTILIIFFAVIVIGTGYWGYQEHQEKNAILIHAENNYQRAFHELTYQIDLLQDKIGSTLAMNSRSQISPALAEVWRITSEAHSDVGQLPLTLLPFNKTEEFLSNIGDFSYETAIRDLEKEPLTDEEYKTLQQLYSNASEIQQELRKVQHQVLENNLRWMDVEMALASSEQTADNTIIDGLKTVEKNVEEYSESSFGPEFTQMSTNGKKGNFKYLEGKEITEQEAISVARKFLDIDEKVNVDVTESGEGSDYGFYSLAIDTPKQESEIYMDVTKKGGYPIWVLNHREIKEQKISLNDATEKAKTYLKDHNFEGLELIESAQYDSVGVFTFVSKQNDIRIYPEAIRMKVSLDEGNVIGFSALDYLMAHHERTIAKPAITIEEAKKKVNPQVKVMEDRLAIINGKHEEEVLCYEIVGTINDNTYRIYINAEDGSEEKIEKLNNAEPLYEEI; this comes from the coding sequence TTGCTTAGAACAATTTTGATCATTTTTTTTGCAGTTATCGTTATTGGAACGGGATATTGGGGATATCAAGAGCACCAGGAAAAAAATGCTATCTTGATACATGCAGAAAATAACTATCAACGAGCATTTCATGAATTAACCTATCAAATTGATTTACTTCAAGATAAGATTGGCTCAACTTTGGCAATGAATTCTAGAAGTCAGATTTCACCTGCATTAGCTGAAGTCTGGAGAATAACGTCAGAGGCCCATTCAGATGTAGGTCAGCTGCCGCTTACATTATTGCCATTTAATAAAACGGAGGAGTTCTTATCAAACATCGGTGATTTCTCTTATGAAACAGCGATACGTGATCTTGAAAAAGAACCATTAACGGATGAAGAATATAAAACCTTACAGCAGTTGTACTCGAATGCATCTGAGATTCAACAAGAATTAAGAAAGGTGCAGCATCAAGTGCTTGAAAACAATCTTAGATGGATGGATGTAGAAATGGCACTTGCATCATCAGAACAAACTGCTGATAACACAATCATTGATGGTCTTAAAACAGTTGAGAAAAATGTTGAGGAGTACTCAGAGTCAAGTTTTGGACCAGAATTCACTCAGATGTCAACAAATGGAAAAAAGGGTAACTTTAAGTACTTAGAAGGAAAAGAGATAACTGAGCAAGAGGCGATAAGTGTAGCTAGAAAATTTCTAGATATTGATGAGAAGGTTAATGTAGATGTAACAGAGAGCGGAGAAGGCTCGGATTATGGCTTTTATAGTCTAGCTATCGATACGCCTAAACAGGAATCTGAAATCTACATGGATGTAACCAAAAAGGGCGGCTATCCAATTTGGGTATTGAACCATCGTGAAATAAAAGAGCAAAAAATTAGTCTGAATGATGCAACAGAAAAAGCTAAAACCTATTTGAAGGATCATAACTTTGAAGGGTTAGAGCTTATCGAAAGTGCCCAGTATGACTCTGTTGGTGTGTTTACATTTGTATCTAAGCAAAATGACATCCGTATATATCCGGAAGCAATAAGGATGAAGGTTTCTTTAGATGAAGGGAATGTCATTGGTTTTTCAGCTTTAGATTACTTAATGGCACATCATGAACGCACGATTGCTAAACCGGCAATCACAATCGAAGAGGCTAAGAAAAAAGTAAATCCACAAGTAAAAGTTATGGAAGATAGATTAGCAATAATTAATGGCAAGCATGAAGAGGAAGTACTTTGTTATGAAATTGTTGGAACCATAAATGATAATACGTATCGTATTTATATTAATGCTGAAGACGGATCAGAAGAAAAGATCGAAAAATTAAATAATGCAGAACCGTTATATGAAGAAATTTAA
- the sleB gene encoding spore cortex-lytic enzyme, translated as MALLITVAASNFETNEVNAFSPQVIQRGAVGEDVIELQARLQYIGFYKGKIDGVFGWGTYWALRNFQSEFGLPIDGLAGETTKAKLVKATKYDKAHVQKQVNQGRDFTYYGGVSKESQVKQTNNNQKNNQTQGTGKGAGTANTGGEKPSQPTAVNMPNGFSQNDIQLMANAVYGEARGEPYVGQVAVASVILNRVNSPTFPNTVAGVIFEPLAFTAVADGQIWLTPNETAKKAVMDAINGWDPTGEALYYFNPATATSSWIWGRPQIKKIGKHIFCK; from the coding sequence ATGGCCTTATTAATAACAGTAGCTGCCTCAAATTTCGAAACAAACGAAGTCAATGCATTTTCTCCCCAAGTTATTCAAAGAGGAGCGGTTGGTGAGGATGTCATTGAATTACAGGCCCGGCTACAGTACATAGGTTTCTATAAAGGTAAAATAGATGGTGTTTTTGGATGGGGAACTTATTGGGCCCTTCGAAATTTCCAAAGTGAATTTGGACTACCCATTGATGGATTAGCAGGAGAAACAACGAAAGCTAAACTAGTAAAAGCGACTAAATATGATAAAGCACATGTTCAAAAACAAGTAAATCAAGGACGTGATTTCACGTATTATGGTGGAGTTTCAAAAGAAAGTCAGGTAAAACAAACCAATAACAATCAAAAAAATAATCAGACACAAGGAACAGGTAAAGGTGCAGGTACAGCAAATACAGGTGGCGAAAAACCATCTCAACCAACAGCTGTGAATATGCCAAATGGATTTTCACAAAATGATATACAACTCATGGCAAATGCTGTATATGGGGAAGCGAGAGGAGAGCCATACGTTGGACAGGTTGCTGTAGCTTCCGTCATTTTAAACCGTGTCAATAGCCCAACATTCCCTAATACTGTTGCAGGGGTTATTTTTGAACCTTTAGCTTTTACAGCGGTAGCAGATGGTCAAATATGGCTAACTCCAAACGAAACGGCTAAGAAAGCAGTAATGGATGCTATCAACGGATGGGATCCAACAGGTGAGGCCTTGTATTATTTTAATCCAGCTACTGCCACATCTAGTTGGATATGGGGTAGGCCCCAAATTAAAAAAATTGGAAAGCATATTTTCTGTAAATAG
- a CDS encoding YpdA family putative bacillithiol disulfide reductase, with protein sequence MEKRDVIIVGGGPCGLSAAIALQDKGFQPLIIEKGNVVNAVYNYPTHQTFFSSSEKLEIGNVPFIIEQRKPSRNQALAYYREVVRRKNLSLNTYEKVIKIKKMNVTQFLVTTTKQTYECEHIVIATGYYDNPNYIGVPGENLPKVFHYFKEAHPYFDCNVVIVGGKNSAVDAALELHKAGASSITVLYRGENYSEKIKPWILPEFESLVRHSKITMEFKATIKEIKENEVIYIDDHHIEKIIPNDFVFAMTGYKPDHDFLQTMGIGVDEITGRPLYDPQTMETNVKNVFIAGVIAAGNNANEIFIENGRFHGELIANTIAQKN encoded by the coding sequence ATGGAGAAACGAGATGTAATTATTGTCGGCGGTGGTCCCTGCGGTTTATCAGCTGCAATTGCTCTTCAGGACAAGGGCTTTCAACCTCTTATTATAGAGAAAGGGAATGTTGTTAATGCTGTTTATAACTATCCTACACACCAAACTTTTTTTAGTTCTAGTGAAAAGTTAGAAATTGGAAATGTACCATTTATAATTGAACAGCGTAAGCCCTCTCGGAATCAAGCTTTAGCTTATTATCGGGAGGTCGTCAGACGAAAAAACTTGTCCCTAAATACATATGAAAAAGTAATTAAAATTAAAAAAATGAATGTAACACAATTCCTAGTCACAACAACTAAACAAACATATGAATGTGAACATATTGTAATTGCAACCGGTTATTATGATAATCCTAATTATATAGGCGTACCGGGAGAAAACTTGCCAAAGGTATTCCATTATTTTAAAGAAGCACATCCTTACTTCGATTGTAATGTTGTTATTGTTGGGGGGAAAAACTCCGCAGTAGATGCAGCACTTGAGTTACATAAAGCTGGGGCAAGTAGTATCACAGTCTTGTATAGGGGTGAAAATTACTCTGAAAAGATTAAGCCTTGGATCTTGCCTGAATTTGAGTCACTTGTACGTCATAGTAAAATTACGATGGAGTTCAAGGCAACTATTAAAGAAATAAAAGAAAATGAGGTCATCTATATAGACGATCATCATATTGAAAAAATTATACCAAATGATTTTGTTTTTGCTATGACCGGTTATAAGCCGGATCATGACTTCTTACAAACGATGGGAATTGGAGTCGATGAAATAACAGGCCGCCCATTATATGATCCACAGACAATGGAAACAAATGTTAAGAATGTATTCATTGCTGGAGTAATCGCTGCTGGAAACAATGCAAATGAAATTTTTATAGAAAATGGAAGATTTCATGGGGAGCTAATTGCAAATACAATTGCACAGAAAAATTAG
- a CDS encoding asparaginase, with protein MKKIAIITTGGTIASRKNEKGMYVSGELTGEEIVSLCGLPENIEVEIHSLFQLASMHVTFEHLLILRNKINDIFNNKGIDGVVVTHGTDTLEETAYFLDLTLSDNRPVVITGSQRSIDQLGSDVYINIRHAIYAACDEKLKGFGTVVVFNERILSAKYVKKVHASNLQGFNSFGFGYLGIIDGERVYIYQKPLERDFYNVVKPLPTVEIIKAYLNADGKFIDCCIGTDVKGIVLEGVGRGQVAPKMMDSVKNAIQKGIKIVVTTSAEEGEVHTVYDYKGSTYDLKENGVILGRDYDSKKARMKLAVLLACEIEDIEQEFLY; from the coding sequence ATGAAGAAAATTGCAATAATTACTACAGGTGGAACTATAGCAAGCAGGAAAAATGAAAAAGGGATGTATGTGTCTGGCGAGCTAACAGGTGAAGAAATTGTTTCTCTTTGCGGTTTGCCAGAAAACATCGAAGTTGAAATACATTCACTATTTCAATTAGCAAGTATGCATGTCACTTTTGAACATCTACTAATTCTTAGAAATAAAATAAATGACATATTTAATAATAAAGGTATCGACGGGGTCGTAGTGACTCATGGTACGGATACATTGGAAGAAACTGCTTATTTTTTAGATTTAACGCTATCAGATAATAGACCAGTGGTTATTACCGGCTCACAACGTTCTATTGACCAACTTGGAAGTGATGTATATATAAACATACGACATGCTATTTATGCAGCCTGTGATGAAAAATTAAAAGGATTTGGAACGGTTGTAGTTTTTAATGAAAGAATACTTTCTGCAAAGTACGTTAAGAAAGTACATGCTTCGAATTTACAGGGATTCAACTCATTTGGATTTGGATACCTAGGTATTATAGACGGGGAGAGAGTGTATATATATCAAAAACCGTTGGAACGTGATTTTTACAATGTAGTCAAACCTCTTCCAACAGTAGAAATCATCAAAGCTTATCTAAATGCAGATGGTAAATTCATTGATTGTTGTATTGGAACAGATGTAAAAGGGATTGTATTAGAAGGTGTTGGAAGAGGCCAGGTTGCACCGAAAATGATGGATTCAGTTAAAAATGCAATCCAAAAAGGTATAAAAATTGTTGTAACAACAAGTGCCGAGGAAGGTGAGGTTCATACTGTATATGATTATAAAGGTAGTACCTATGATCTAAAAGAGAACGGCGTAATACTTGGCAGAGATTATGATAGCAAAAAGGCTAGAATGAAACTTGCTGTGTTACTAGCATGTGAAATTGAAGATATAGAACAAGAGTTTTTATATTAG
- a CDS encoding flagellar brake protein: MLNIGDTIFIELKYSDAKERYKCKVVEKKGNYIYIDYPINETTGKTAFFLDGTELRISFYGKDSAVYTFDTEILGRVKANIPMIIISYPGQDKLVRIQRREYVRIDATTDIAIHPVNGEFKPFVTVTVDISAGGAAIILPPNHNIKPQFDVMCYLVLPLSSGEYYYIKTSAKVIRIINGTDGSRDKAPIQFVNLKESVKQQIIRFCFDRQLSERKKGI, translated from the coding sequence ATGCTGAATATTGGGGATACGATTTTTATAGAGTTAAAATATTCAGATGCAAAAGAACGATATAAATGTAAAGTTGTTGAGAAAAAGGGAAATTATATATATATTGATTATCCGATTAATGAAACAACGGGTAAGACAGCTTTTTTCCTAGATGGTACTGAATTAAGGATTTCCTTCTACGGTAAGGATAGTGCTGTTTATACTTTTGATACAGAGATACTAGGAAGAGTGAAGGCAAATATTCCGATGATTATCATCAGCTACCCAGGACAGGATAAACTTGTCCGGATCCAAAGGCGGGAATATGTTCGAATTGATGCAACTACAGATATAGCCATTCATCCTGTAAATGGAGAATTCAAACCCTTCGTAACGGTTACGGTTGATATAAGCGCTGGAGGAGCGGCGATTATTCTTCCTCCTAATCATAATATAAAACCACAGTTTGATGTAATGTGCTATTTAGTGTTGCCGCTTTCAAGCGGTGAATATTATTACATAAAGACTAGTGCCAAAGTAATTCGTATCATTAATGGTACTGATGGGAGTAGGGATAAAGCACCGATTCAATTTGTAAATCTTAAGGAATCCGTTAAACAACAAATTATTCGCTTTTGTTTTGATCGACAATTAAGTGAGCGAAAAAAAGGAATTTAA
- a CDS encoding IS1182 family transposase, translating into MFNTRKNTQNEVEFVSIEDLVPEDHLLRKIDKYIDFSFIPERVRPYYCEDNGRPSLDPLILFKMMFIGYIYGIRSERQLEREIQMNIAYRWFLGLKLTDPVPHHSTISWNRRMRFKDTDIFQEIFDESVMQAINHKMVGGRVLFTDSTHLKANANKHKFIKEEVEVETREYVEELNKAIEEDRVKHGKKPLKEKEEVNETKEIRKSTTDPDCGFMSRDNKQEMFCYLDHRTTDIKYNIITDAFVTPGNVHDSVPYLKRLDRQISRFDFNVEAVALDSGYLTNPICKGLFDREIFGVIAHRRYQPTRGLFQKWKFTYDADTDVYVCPNGEQLNYRTTTREGYREYKSDSKKCTNCPLLQQCTRSKNKQKVVTRHVWEEHKEKVRLNRLSSGGKILYKYRKETVERSFADSKELHGLRYCRLRGIKNASEQVLLTAACQNMKKIANHLAKLG; encoded by the coding sequence ATGTTTAACACTAGAAAAAATACTCAAAACGAAGTTGAATTTGTATCTATTGAAGACCTTGTCCCTGAAGATCATCTATTAAGAAAAATCGATAAGTACATAGACTTTTCATTTATTCCAGAAAGAGTTCGACCGTACTATTGCGAAGATAATGGACGTCCTTCGTTGGATCCACTTATTTTATTTAAGATGATGTTTATTGGTTATATTTACGGTATCCGTTCAGAAAGACAACTTGAACGTGAAATACAAATGAACATTGCTTACCGCTGGTTTCTTGGTCTTAAATTAACTGATCCAGTGCCACACCACTCCACTATAAGTTGGAACCGTCGAATGCGTTTTAAAGATACTGACATTTTTCAAGAGATCTTTGATGAAAGTGTTATGCAAGCCATTAATCACAAAATGGTTGGTGGGAGAGTCTTGTTTACTGATTCAACTCATTTAAAGGCAAATGCAAATAAGCATAAATTCATAAAAGAAGAAGTTGAAGTGGAGACACGTGAATATGTAGAGGAATTAAATAAAGCCATTGAGGAAGATCGAGTAAAACATGGAAAAAAGCCTCTAAAGGAAAAAGAGGAGGTGAATGAAACGAAAGAAATCCGGAAGAGTACAACTGATCCGGATTGTGGATTTATGTCACGTGATAATAAGCAAGAAATGTTCTGTTATCTAGACCACCGTACAACCGATATTAAATACAATATTATAACAGATGCCTTTGTAACTCCCGGTAATGTCCATGATTCAGTTCCTTATCTCAAGCGATTAGATCGTCAAATCTCACGATTTGATTTTAACGTAGAAGCGGTGGCACTAGATTCTGGATACTTAACAAATCCAATATGTAAGGGATTATTTGATCGTGAGATCTTTGGTGTAATTGCCCACAGAAGATATCAACCGACAAGAGGACTTTTTCAAAAGTGGAAATTTACATATGATGCGGATACAGATGTATATGTCTGTCCCAATGGTGAACAATTAAATTATCGTACCACAACAAGGGAAGGATATCGTGAATATAAATCCGACTCTAAAAAATGTACAAATTGCCCTCTCCTACAACAATGTACACGGTCAAAAAATAAGCAAAAAGTGGTCACACGACATGTTTGGGAAGAACATAAAGAGAAGGTGAGACTTAACCGATTATCTTCAGGAGGAAAAATTCTTTATAAATATAGAAAAGAAACCGTAGAGCGAAGCTTTGCAGATTCAAAAGAACTGCATGGGCTTCGCTACTGCCGGTTACGAGGAATTAAAAATGCAAGTGAGCAAGTGCTACTTACAGCAGCTTGCCAGAATATGAAAAAGATTGCCAACCATCTAGCGAAACTTGGCTAG
- a CDS encoding lysophospholipid acyltransferase family protein, which yields MNLYPLGKLLCSIYYKSMYKVVVIGEENVPKEGGVLLCSNHISNNDPPFVGVTCPRDISFMAKEELFQKPIIKSIMYGIKAFPVKRGMSDRGALKMGLSLLKEGRVLGLFPEGTRSKTGEIGEGLAGAGFFALRSDALIVPCVIIGPYKKFNPIKIIYGKPIDFTKYRESKVSAQEATDIIMNSIRELKEKN from the coding sequence ATGAATCTTTATCCACTGGGGAAATTATTATGTAGTATTTATTATAAGTCGATGTACAAGGTCGTTGTAATTGGTGAAGAAAATGTCCCGAAAGAGGGAGGGGTTTTGCTATGTAGTAATCATATCTCAAATAATGATCCGCCATTCGTTGGAGTTACTTGTCCACGTGATATTAGTTTTATGGCAAAGGAAGAATTATTTCAGAAGCCTATTATTAAATCGATTATGTATGGAATTAAGGCATTTCCTGTAAAGAGGGGGATGAGTGATAGAGGCGCATTAAAAATGGGACTATCTTTATTAAAAGAAGGTAGAGTCTTAGGTCTATTTCCCGAAGGTACCAGAAGTAAAACAGGTGAAATTGGCGAAGGACTAGCGGGAGCAGGTTTCTTTGCGCTTCGCTCCGATGCTCTAATTGTTCCATGTGTAATTATTGGACCTTATAAAAAATTTAATCCTATAAAAATTATTTATGGTAAACCGATAGATTTTACAAAATACCGTGAGAGTAAAGTTTCTGCTCAAGAAGCTACAGATATAATTATGAACAGCATACGTGAATTGAAGGAAAAAAACTAG
- the cmk gene encoding (d)CMP kinase — protein sequence MKKISVAIDGPAAAGKSTVAKKVAEKMSYIYIDTGAMYRAITYKALTENIDINDETTLVNMVLHTHIELKSVDEGQRVYIDGIDVTENIRSNEVTNKVSIIARYQGIREHMVKKQQEMAVGGGIVMDGRDIGTHVLPSAELKIFMVASVEERAKRRYEENIQKGFQANLEKLKEEIALRDKLDSERTVAPLRKAEDAIEINTTKMSIEEVVEKIIQLIQERV from the coding sequence TTGAAGAAAATATCTGTTGCAATTGATGGTCCCGCTGCAGCTGGAAAGAGTACAGTTGCGAAAAAAGTAGCAGAAAAAATGTCATACATATATATAGATACTGGTGCAATGTATAGGGCAATCACGTATAAAGCCCTTACCGAAAACATAGATATAAATGATGAAACAACCCTGGTAAACATGGTTTTACATACACATATTGAGTTGAAGTCTGTTGATGAAGGTCAACGCGTTTATATCGATGGAATTGATGTGACTGAGAACATTCGTTCAAACGAAGTGACAAACAAAGTATCGATTATTGCTAGATATCAAGGTATCCGTGAGCATATGGTTAAAAAACAACAGGAAATGGCTGTAGGTGGCGGAATAGTTATGGATGGTAGAGACATTGGAACGCATGTACTACCTAGTGCGGAATTAAAAATATTTATGGTTGCTTCGGTAGAGGAACGAGCAAAAAGAAGATATGAAGAAAACATTCAAAAAGGATTTCAGGCAAATTTGGAGAAATTAAAAGAGGAAATCGCTTTACGTGATAAGCTGGATTCAGAAAGAACAGTAGCTCCTTTAAGGAAGGCCGAGGATGCAATAGAAATTAATACTACCAAAATGTCAATTGAGGAAGTAGTTGAGAAAATTATTCAGTTAATTCAAGAAAGGGTTTAA
- the rpsA gene encoding 30S ribosomal protein S1 — MTEEMNQELEVKTYAKGDVVTGTVTKVEDKHVLVDIGYKVEGIVPISELSSLHIEKAGDAVSENQELTLKVIKVEEEEIILSKRAVDAEKAWDELERKFESGEIFDAEIKDVVKGGLVVDLGVRGFIPASLVERQFVEDFSDYKGRTLRLKVVELDREKNRVILSHRAVLDDEIASKKQQTFESLKVGQVIDGTVQRLTDFGAFVDIGGIDGLVHISQLAHNHINKPSDVVEEGQKVTVKVLGIDTENERISLSIKETLPGPWDTIEVKQGDVIEGTVRRLVNFGAFVEIAAGVEGLVHISQISNRHIGTPQEVLKEGEKVKVKVLDVNKADQRISLSIRELIEEEHAEEDYKEYQATSEPSGFSLGDMIGDQLKKLR, encoded by the coding sequence ATGACGGAAGAAATGAATCAAGAATTAGAGGTAAAAACTTATGCTAAGGGTGATGTTGTAACCGGTACGGTTACAAAGGTGGAAGACAAGCATGTATTAGTTGATATTGGCTATAAGGTTGAAGGAATTGTACCTATTAGTGAATTATCTAGCTTGCATATTGAAAAAGCAGGAGATGCTGTATCAGAAAATCAAGAACTTACACTTAAAGTAATTAAAGTAGAAGAAGAGGAAATAATTCTTTCAAAAAGAGCAGTCGATGCGGAGAAAGCATGGGATGAGCTTGAAAGAAAATTTGAATCTGGTGAAATTTTCGATGCAGAGATTAAAGATGTAGTTAAGGGTGGACTTGTAGTTGATTTAGGTGTTCGTGGGTTTATACCGGCTTCGCTTGTAGAACGTCAATTTGTTGAAGATTTTTCAGATTATAAAGGTCGGACATTACGCTTGAAAGTTGTTGAATTAGATCGTGAAAAAAATCGTGTTATTCTTTCTCATCGAGCAGTTTTAGATGATGAAATTGCTTCGAAAAAGCAGCAAACATTTGAATCATTAAAAGTTGGGCAAGTAATCGATGGGACTGTTCAACGACTTACTGATTTTGGAGCTTTCGTTGATATTGGTGGTATTGATGGGTTAGTACATATTTCGCAATTAGCTCATAACCATATTAATAAGCCTTCTGATGTTGTTGAAGAAGGGCAAAAAGTAACCGTTAAGGTTTTAGGTATAGATACTGAGAATGAACGGATTTCATTATCCATTAAAGAAACATTACCAGGGCCATGGGATACAATTGAAGTGAAACAAGGTGATGTAATCGAAGGTACTGTTAGACGTCTTGTTAATTTTGGAGCATTCGTTGAAATAGCTGCTGGAGTTGAGGGATTAGTTCATATTTCTCAAATATCTAACCGACATATTGGCACACCACAGGAAGTATTAAAAGAGGGCGAGAAAGTTAAGGTAAAGGTATTAGATGTAAATAAAGCTGATCAACGAATTTCTTTAAGTATTCGTGAACTAATCGAAGAAGAACATGCTGAAGAAGATTACAAAGAATATCAAGCTACAAGTGAACCATCCGGTTTTTCTTTGGGCGATATGATTGGTGATCAACTTAAAAAATTAAGATAA